Proteins co-encoded in one Oncorhynchus gorbuscha isolate QuinsamMale2020 ecotype Even-year unplaced genomic scaffold, OgorEven_v1.0 Un_scaffold_5863, whole genome shotgun sequence genomic window:
- the LOC124029240 gene encoding collagen alpha-1(XXVII) chain B-like: MAQNSVQFEGAICQFDIYPSAKAAHNYCKYIKKQCREADNYRPLKKSTAVEPGVKTQKPTESSLTAAPLLSTTTKPPKKKPDHQTTAASKQGSSSSASSSNTSVLYVQRKQLTALAAQKPEPRVTNVEAVKDTLFIPVTPPATDGFQTWDLEPTQFSLLAGPGPPGLKGEPGPAGLQGPPGKPGTPGKRGLRHLRASHQRSSAQSSSLRAASRLALKESRACLRKISPSPAGRHGAWCLSRHQRSLCVVGN, translated from the exons ATGGCCCAGAACTCAGTGCAGTTTGAGGGCGCCATTTGCCAGTTTGATATTTACCCCTCTGCCAAGGCAGCTCATAACTATTGTAAGTACATTAAGAAACAGTGCAGGGAGGCTGACAACTACAGGCCT CTAAAAAAGAGCACAGCAGTGGAACCAGGTGTTAAAACCCAGAAACCGACTGAGAGCAGTTTGACTGCTGCACCACTTCTTTCCACCACCACAAAGCCACCAAAGAAGAAGCCAGACCACCAAACCACGGCAGCATCCAAACAAggctcttcttcttctgcttcttcttcaaACACCTCTGTCCTCTACGTACAGAGGAAGCAGCTGACCGCTCTGGCTGCACAGAAACCTGAGCCCAGAGTGACCAATGTGGAGGCTGTCAAAGACACCTTGTTTATCCCTGTCACTCCGCCTGCCACAGATGGCTTCCAAACCTGGGACTTGGAACCGACCCAGTTCTCATTGCTGGCTGGGCCGGGACCACCTGGACTAAAGGGAGAACCAGGACCCGCG GGACTTCAAGGACCTCCTGGGAAGCCAGGGACGCCCGGGAAGAGGGGCCTCAG ACACCTGAGAGCCTCACACCAGCGTTCCTCAGCTCAGTCGTCAAGCCTGCGGGCGGCTAGCCGGCTAGCACTCAAAGAAAGCCGTGCCTGCCTGAGGAAGATATCACCCAGCCCTGCAGGGAGGCATGGTGCCTGGTGCCTGAGCCGCCATCAAAGGAGCCTTTGTGTTGTGGGGAACTGA